A single genomic interval of Wolbachia endosymbiont of Diaphorina citri harbors:
- a CDS encoding M23 family metallopeptidase, producing the protein MKLIVFMLLFILPLYTAETSTDLAQPFQHGIRKKKATLTTESDRKLLFISSTIKSSFFATEGLAPNTLVKLINIYKDFGVDFKKDIVPKSKLEVLFERLPNNQKTEEKILYASLTINKKAISLYHYKSQDGKERYFNKEGISLKNGEIFANPLNGDYRISSKFGNRKHPVRGKIAFHKGVDYAAKLGTPIYAAAEGVIEYIGKNGGYGNYIKIKHKNEYSTCYAHISKFSGDIKLGSKVKQGQIIAYVGSTGVATGPHLHYEVIYNGKHIDPLTIAHGNEIKLSDRELREFKLFVSKVDEIIGREGASEKEV; encoded by the coding sequence ATGAAGCTGATTGTATTTATGCTGCTCTTTATCTTACCGTTATATACCGCTGAAACATCAACAGATCTTGCACAGCCATTCCAGCATGGAATCAGAAAAAAAAAAGCTACTTTGACGACAGAAAGTGATAGAAAGTTGTTATTCATATCCAGTACCATAAAATCTTCCTTTTTTGCCACGGAAGGGTTGGCGCCAAATACATTGGTGAAATTGATCAACATATATAAAGATTTCGGTGTTGATTTTAAAAAAGACATTGTGCCGAAGAGTAAATTGGAGGTTCTTTTTGAGAGATTGCCTAATAATCAGAAGACTGAAGAAAAAATTTTATATGCTTCACTGACAATAAACAAGAAAGCTATTAGTTTATATCATTATAAATCGCAAGATGGTAAAGAAAGGTATTTTAATAAAGAAGGAATAAGCTTAAAAAATGGCGAAATTTTTGCAAATCCTTTAAATGGAGATTATCGCATATCCTCAAAATTTGGCAATAGAAAGCATCCTGTTCGCGGTAAAATTGCTTTTCACAAAGGAGTGGATTATGCAGCTAAACTTGGCACTCCCATATACGCTGCTGCAGAGGGTGTGATAGAATATATAGGAAAGAATGGTGGCTATGGAAATTACATCAAAATAAAACACAAAAATGAATATTCAACCTGTTACGCGCATATAAGCAAATTTAGTGGCGATATAAAGTTAGGCTCTAAAGTAAAGCAGGGGCAGATCATCGCTTATGTTGGTAGCACTGGTGTTGCAACAGGACCTCATTTACATTATGAAGTTATATATAATGGTAAACATATTGATCCGCTTACGATAGCTCATGGCAATGAGATAAAGTTGTCTGATCGTGAATTAAGAGAGTTTAAATTATTTGTAAGTAAGGTAGATGAAATAATCGGCAGAGAGGGTGCAAGTGAAAAAGAAGTTTAA
- a CDS encoding malic enzyme-like NAD(P)-binding protein — protein MNNDLDNTTKQEALKYHNKSGKPGKVSVIPTKPLSTQHDLSLAYSPGVAAPCLAIAKNPEDVYDYTAKSNYVAVISNGTAVLGLGNIGPLASKPVMEGKAVLFKRFADIDAIDIEVDTENIENFINAVRYLGSSWGGINLEDIRSPDCFIIEKRLNELMDIPVFHDDQHGTAVVVAAGIENALDIVGKKLGNVKIIMNGAGAAGIACLEILKSMGAKNIVLCDKQGVIHKDRKEDMNEWKEKYAIDTKERSLLDAIKDADVFIGLSAKDVLSEEMLKSMGKDPIIFALANPDPEIRPEFAKSVRPDAIIATGRSDYNNQVNNVMGFPYIFRGTLDVHATTINDEMKIAAADAIAKLAREPVPHEISAAYGGRKMSYGREYIIPTPFDPRLISIVSPAVAKAAVTSGVARKEIKDWNEYASQLKSRLASALSTLNLLSSQ, from the coding sequence ATGAATAATGATTTAGATAACACCACAAAACAAGAAGCACTTAAGTACCATAATAAAAGTGGTAAACCTGGTAAGGTATCAGTTATACCAACAAAACCCTTATCCACACAGCATGACCTATCACTTGCTTATTCTCCTGGTGTTGCAGCCCCATGCCTTGCAATAGCTAAAAATCCTGAGGATGTTTATGATTACACAGCAAAAAGCAATTATGTAGCTGTTATTTCAAATGGCACCGCAGTACTGGGACTTGGTAATATCGGTCCTCTTGCTTCAAAACCCGTCATGGAAGGCAAAGCTGTTTTATTTAAGCGTTTTGCTGACATTGATGCAATCGATATAGAAGTTGACACAGAAAATATAGAAAATTTCATCAATGCAGTAAGGTATCTTGGCTCAAGTTGGGGGGGAATAAATCTAGAAGATATAAGATCTCCTGATTGTTTCATAATAGAGAAACGTCTAAATGAATTGATGGATATTCCAGTTTTCCACGATGATCAACACGGAACTGCAGTGGTTGTTGCAGCTGGTATAGAAAATGCCCTCGATATTGTTGGAAAGAAATTAGGAAATGTAAAGATCATCATGAATGGTGCTGGAGCAGCTGGTATTGCGTGTTTGGAAATACTGAAGTCTATGGGTGCTAAGAACATAGTACTATGTGACAAACAAGGAGTAATACACAAAGACAGAAAAGAGGATATGAATGAGTGGAAAGAAAAATATGCAATTGACACTAAAGAACGTTCCTTGCTCGATGCCATAAAAGATGCTGATGTATTCATCGGACTCTCTGCAAAGGATGTGCTCAGTGAAGAGATGTTAAAAAGCATGGGTAAAGACCCAATCATTTTTGCTCTTGCTAACCCTGATCCAGAAATAAGGCCTGAATTTGCAAAATCTGTAAGGCCAGATGCAATAATTGCAACTGGTAGGTCAGACTATAACAACCAAGTCAATAACGTAATGGGATTTCCTTACATATTCAGAGGAACACTCGACGTACATGCAACGACAATAAATGATGAAATGAAAATTGCCGCTGCAGATGCAATAGCAAAGCTTGCTCGCGAGCCAGTGCCGCACGAGATATCTGCAGCCTATGGTGGTCGTAAAATGAGCTATGGACGTGAATATATAATACCTACTCCATTTGACCCAAGATTAATTTCTATAGTATCTCCTGCTGTTGCAAAAGCTGCAGTTACCTCAGGTGTAGCAAGAAAGGAAATAAAGGACTGGAATGAGTATGCAAGTCAATTAAAATCTCGTCTTGCTAGTGCTCTCAGCACGCTGAATCTATTGTCTTCACAATAA
- a CDS encoding YebC/PmpR family DNA-binding transcriptional regulator translates to MAGHSQFSNIKYRKGAQDAKRSQKFTKLIREITVAAKQGLPDPELNPRLRSAIFAARKENLPKDKIETAIKNAAGNVAGESYEEIQYEGCGPSGTALIVHALTNNRNRTASEIRYIFSRKGGNLGETGGVSYLFDHVGLIVYKAEDMNFEDLFNYGIELEVLNVEENDKEGLHVITCEIKDFGKVRDAFYAKFGEPELARLSWQPKDLIEISDKELIDKLSALVEELEDNDDVQYVEGNFTFVDAV, encoded by the coding sequence ATGGCTGGTCATTCACAGTTTTCAAATATAAAATATCGAAAAGGTGCTCAGGATGCAAAGCGCTCGCAAAAATTTACGAAGCTCATTAGGGAAATAACAGTTGCTGCAAAACAAGGGCTGCCTGATCCCGAACTCAATCCACGTCTTCGCTCTGCTATCTTTGCTGCGCGAAAGGAAAATCTACCAAAAGATAAAATAGAAACAGCAATAAAAAATGCAGCTGGTAACGTTGCTGGAGAAAGTTATGAAGAAATACAATATGAAGGCTGCGGACCTTCTGGTACTGCACTTATTGTTCATGCTCTGACAAATAATCGCAACCGAACTGCTTCTGAGATACGTTATATCTTTTCTCGCAAAGGCGGTAATTTGGGAGAAACAGGAGGTGTGAGTTACCTTTTCGATCATGTAGGCTTAATTGTCTATAAAGCAGAGGATATGAATTTTGAAGATTTATTTAACTATGGAATTGAATTAGAAGTATTGAATGTTGAGGAAAATGACAAAGAAGGATTACACGTTATAACTTGTGAAATAAAAGATTTTGGTAAAGTACGCGATGCCTTTTATGCAAAATTCGGAGAACCAGAACTTGCTCGTCTTTCATGGCAGCCAAAAGATCTGATTGAAATTAGCGATAAAGAGTTGATTGATAAATTATCTGCATTGGTTGAAGAATTAGAAGATAATGATGATGTACAGTATGTGGAAGGTAATTTTACTTTTGTTGATGCTGTTTAA
- a CDS encoding SemiSWEET family sugar transporter — translation MYINIEECFGFIAFITSLIGLLPQVYRAYITKLTRDVSMLMLVNYLICSSSWLIYGICQGLTFVILSNIAGLVISIISIVQKCYYDAKTARSVL, via the coding sequence ATGTATATAAATATTGAAGAATGCTTTGGCTTCATCGCGTTCATTACATCTCTTATTGGGTTATTGCCTCAAGTATATAGAGCATATATCACAAAACTTACTCGTGACGTATCGATGCTAATGTTGGTGAATTATCTTATTTGTTCATCATCTTGGCTTATTTACGGTATTTGTCAGGGTTTAACTTTTGTGATACTCAGTAATATTGCTGGATTAGTGATCAGTATAATATCAATTGTTCAAAAATGTTACTACGATGCAAAAACTGCACGAAGCGTTTTATAA
- a CDS encoding thiamine diphosphokinase, translating to MQKLHEAFYNHMLHCSVEQEYRSIVVLNGEIPDSSFFKQDIPVIAVDGGANKLLSIGVKPDLVIGDLDSINPNLRANLNTVYLPDQDYCDFSKAMAHLKTVKLLPSIVTGITGGAIDHILQNINVFLSTDSIFYTPIPPMVGCILQKGMTHFSSLQKNTKISLLGIPRAQLSTKGLKWELYLSNLAFPGKNSCFNRSLGNELSIEIHSGVCLAMIYLEAVNDDGVY from the coding sequence ATGCAAAAACTGCACGAAGCGTTTTATAACCATATGCTACATTGTAGCGTGGAGCAAGAATATCGTTCTATTGTAGTATTAAATGGAGAAATACCTGATTCATCGTTTTTTAAACAAGATATACCTGTTATTGCTGTAGATGGAGGGGCAAATAAGCTTCTATCAATTGGCGTAAAACCTGATCTTGTAATAGGAGATTTGGATAGTATAAATCCGAATTTACGTGCTAATTTAAATACAGTATATCTACCTGATCAAGATTATTGCGACTTTTCTAAAGCAATGGCTCACTTAAAAACAGTAAAGTTATTGCCATCAATAGTAACGGGTATTACTGGAGGAGCAATTGATCATATACTACAAAATATTAACGTTTTTTTAAGTACAGATAGTATCTTTTACACCCCTATACCTCCTATGGTAGGTTGCATTCTACAAAAAGGTATGACACATTTTTCTTCCCTGCAAAAAAATACTAAAATATCCTTGCTTGGTATACCAAGAGCTCAACTGTCAACTAAAGGATTAAAATGGGAACTGTACCTTAGTAACCTTGCTTTTCCAGGAAAGAATTCTTGCTTTAATCGAAGTTTAGGCAATGAGTTATCTATAGAAATACACAGTGGCGTGTGTTTAGCAATGATATATTTAGAAGCAGTAAATGATGATGGTGTGTATTGA
- a CDS encoding BolA/IbaG family iron-sulfur metabolism protein codes for MTITIHELEKIIKQSFPDADIKIKDLAGDDDHYHLKITSKCFSGKTKIEQHRMVYKALEGQSIHALQLETGA; via the coding sequence ATGACTATTACAATTCACGAGTTAGAGAAAATTATCAAACAATCATTTCCTGATGCTGATATAAAAATTAAAGACCTTGCTGGAGATGATGATCACTACCATTTAAAAATAACTTCCAAGTGTTTCTCTGGAAAGACAAAAATAGAACAACACAGAATGGTATATAAGGCTCTTGAAGGTCAGTCTATACATGCATTGCAACTAGAAACTGGAGCTTAA
- the pgsA gene encoding CDP-diacylglycerol--glycerol-3-phosphate 3-phosphatidyltransferase: MLKKNVPNLLTISRALAIPAIISSFYIESKYASLITILIFMFACITDFFDGYLARAWKVQSNFGKLFDPIADKLVVASTIIMLVYKHKIDDITIIPSVIIVCREILVSGLREFLIATNVSLPVSKAGKIKTFLQMVAIVALIMSDYEITKYIGVICLWAAAVMTMWSGYNYVLAGIKQID, encoded by the coding sequence ATGCTTAAGAAAAACGTGCCTAATTTGCTAACAATTTCTCGTGCGCTCGCAATACCGGCAATAATATCAAGCTTTTATATAGAGAGTAAGTATGCAAGTCTAATAACAATATTGATCTTTATGTTTGCGTGCATTACAGATTTTTTTGATGGTTATTTAGCGCGTGCATGGAAAGTCCAATCGAATTTTGGCAAGTTATTTGATCCAATTGCCGACAAGTTAGTAGTAGCTTCAACAATAATCATGCTAGTTTATAAGCATAAGATAGATGATATTACAATTATACCGTCAGTTATAATTGTTTGTAGGGAGATATTAGTTTCAGGCTTGCGGGAGTTCTTGATAGCTACAAACGTTAGTTTACCTGTGAGTAAGGCTGGGAAAATTAAAACATTTTTGCAGATGGTTGCTATAGTGGCGTTAATAATGAGTGATTATGAAATAACTAAATACATAGGTGTGATTTGTTTGTGGGCTGCAGCTGTTATGACTATGTGGTCAGGCTATAATTACGTTCTAGCTGGCATCAAACAGATTGACTGA
- the bamD gene encoding outer membrane protein assembly factor BamD encodes MYKTLIICFFLLTCPFTQLYANDLEHTETELYEEAVKLYDQKKYKQAIRAFQKIEDLYPLSYWAMKAKLLSGVSYYNMGNYSSAASDMDDYIYVYPNGEDLPYVYYLRVLSYYMQINKVQLGQQIAYKTLELATEYINLFPNSEYIEEIKEKEKLITEHISKKEYSIGEFYLKRGEYLAAIKRFQDMISNKDSKYSSRVISYLITAHLALGLDLEAEQYENMLVEGVN; translated from the coding sequence ATGTATAAGACTTTAATCATATGCTTTTTTCTTCTGACTTGCCCCTTCACGCAGTTATATGCGAATGATCTTGAACACACTGAAACTGAACTATATGAGGAGGCAGTTAAGCTTTATGATCAGAAAAAATATAAGCAAGCTATTAGAGCATTTCAAAAGATAGAGGATTTGTATCCTTTATCTTATTGGGCAATGAAAGCAAAATTATTATCTGGAGTTTCTTACTATAATATGGGTAACTACAGCAGTGCTGCAAGTGATATGGATGATTATATATACGTTTATCCAAATGGTGAAGATTTGCCATATGTATATTACTTAAGAGTATTATCTTATTACATGCAAATTAATAAAGTGCAGCTTGGGCAACAAATTGCATATAAAACTTTAGAGCTAGCTACTGAATATATTAATCTTTTTCCGAATAGCGAATATATAGAAGAGATCAAAGAAAAAGAAAAATTAATCACAGAACATATATCAAAAAAAGAGTATTCTATTGGTGAATTTTACCTAAAGCGTGGTGAATATTTAGCAGCAATTAAGCGTTTTCAAGATATGATAAGCAATAAAGATTCTAAATATTCTTCTAGAGTTATTAGTTATTTAATAACAGCTCACTTAGCTCTTGGCCTTGACTTAGAAGCTGAGCAGTATGAAAATATGTTAGTAGAAGGGGTGAATTAG
- a CDS encoding SPFH domain-containing protein, with protein sequence MDKNTINDRNLSQIRFFPALILAVIVMAIPLSLLAMYDTLALIHNSLVSMDGTALVLIIPFVILFVILFIILPTGFFINHPNEARVIEFFGHYIGTYFKPGMFITIPFTNKHVISLKFQNINTEKIKVNDANGSPIEISVVIVWRVSSPAKAYYNVNNYHDFVFVQSDSVIRELASNYPYDSENDEESLRKNSDKISNELRSMLQQRLNIAGIEIAEARISHLAYSSEIAQAMLRRQQAHAITSARKHIVQNAIGIIEEVIAHFEKNKSLQLDGKQKVQLINNLLVALISEQDAQPTISLDNN encoded by the coding sequence ATGGATAAGAATACGATAAACGATAGAAATTTGAGTCAAATTCGGTTTTTTCCTGCATTAATACTAGCGGTAATAGTAATGGCAATACCGTTATCACTACTTGCGATGTATGATACTCTGGCTTTAATACACAATAGCCTGGTTTCAATGGATGGTACTGCTTTAGTATTAATAATCCCATTTGTGATCCTATTCGTGATCCTATTCATAATTTTACCTACAGGGTTTTTTATCAATCATCCTAATGAAGCAAGAGTGATAGAATTTTTTGGTCATTATATTGGAACTTATTTTAAACCAGGAATGTTTATCACAATCCCATTTACAAACAAACATGTCATTTCTCTAAAATTTCAAAATATCAATACAGAAAAAATTAAAGTTAATGATGCTAATGGAAGTCCGATAGAGATTTCAGTAGTAATTGTTTGGAGAGTGAGCAGTCCTGCGAAGGCATATTATAATGTTAATAATTATCATGATTTTGTTTTTGTGCAAAGTGACTCGGTAATTAGAGAACTGGCAAGTAATTATCCGTATGATAGCGAAAATGATGAAGAATCTTTGCGTAAAAACTCTGACAAAATTTCAAATGAATTGCGGTCAATGCTACAACAAAGATTGAATATTGCTGGAATTGAAATTGCAGAAGCAAGAATATCGCATTTGGCCTATTCATCTGAGATTGCACAAGCAATGCTGAGGCGTCAACAAGCGCATGCTATCACCTCTGCAAGAAAGCATATAGTGCAAAATGCAATAGGAATTATCGAAGAAGTAATAGCCCATTTTGAAAAAAATAAAAGCTTACAATTGGATGGAAAACAAAAGGTTCAATTGATAAACAATTTGCTAGTTGCTCTGATCTCTGAGCAAGATGCACAACCGACGATTAGCTTGGATAATAATTAG
- the grxD gene encoding Grx4 family monothiol glutaredoxin — MNNFQQIKKDIAENDVVLYMKGTSDFPQCGFSGLVVSILKKLNVKFKCINVLENDEIRQSIKSFSDWPTIPQLYIKGEFVGGCDITREMYEKGELQNLLKEKKVIAE; from the coding sequence ATGAACAACTTTCAACAAATAAAAAAAGACATAGCAGAAAACGATGTAGTGCTGTATATGAAAGGCACCTCTGACTTTCCTCAATGCGGATTCTCTGGGCTCGTCGTGTCAATTCTCAAAAAATTGAATGTAAAGTTCAAATGCATCAACGTACTTGAGAATGATGAAATACGTCAGTCCATAAAAAGTTTTTCTGATTGGCCAACAATTCCACAATTATATATAAAGGGAGAATTTGTTGGTGGCTGTGATATTACCCGTGAGATGTATGAAAAAGGTGAATTACAAAATTTGTTAAAAGAAAAAAAGGTTATTGCGGAGTAA